In a single window of the Papaver somniferum cultivar HN1 chromosome 8, ASM357369v1, whole genome shotgun sequence genome:
- the LOC113306801 gene encoding RRP15-like protein produces MSVETDMITTRKVPTRRKARVNKNDKGKRGGGKVFRGSTDKKVRVDKQMQKLFRKRARQYNSDDEEEEHEEPAHKRTASRVDRRPVNNEVAASDGNSSGEDGENGSDADDEVKGDSDDEGENIEPGITMFADGCKAFKMAFSTIIGKKVADPELGPVLSGHKELVAMKLAEELSERKAKGEAKKDKHMEREKGHAKLPAYLDSHDKFLMSVATKGVIKLFTAVSKAQNAQKGLNPSRAKDAKAIAKRRRQTFLSEIRRRNSQPAETSSKADNEPGWAPLRDGYMLSNSKLKNWDKMEDSSMAHDTGGMAQESSDDED; encoded by the exons ATGTCTGTAGAAACTGATATGATAACCACAAGGAAGGTTCCAACGAGGCGGAAGGCCCGTGTTAACAAAAATGATAAGGGGAAAAGGGGAGGAGGGAAAGTGTTTCGGGGTAGTACTGATAAGAAAGTTAGGGTAGACAAGCAAATGCAAAAACTGTTTCGCAAAAGGGCGAGACAGTACAACTcagatgatgaggaggaagagcaCGAGGAGCCTGCGCATAAGCGAACAGCTTCACGTGTAGATCGAAGACCTGTTAATAATGAAGTGGCAGCTTCAGATGGGAATTCTAGTGGAGAGGATGGTGAGAATGGTTCAGATGCTGATGATGAGGTGAAAGGGGATTCTGATGACGAAGGCGAAAATATAGAGCCAGGAATTACAATGTTCGCTGATGGTTGTAAAGCGTTTAAGATGGCTTTCAGCACAATCATTGGGAAGAAAGTTGCAGACCCTGAATTG GGCCCTGTTTTGTCAGGGCACAAGGAGCTTGTTGCTATGAAACTTGCTGAAGAGCTAAGCGAAAGAAAGGCCAAAGGGGAGGCCAAGAAGGATAAACATATG GAACGGGAGAAGGGCCATGCTAAGCTACCTGCATATTTAGACTCACACGACAAGTTTCTTATGAGTGTTGCTACTAAAGGAG tgATCAAGCTATTTACCGCG GTCAGCAAAGCGCAAAATGCTCAGAAAGGACTAAATCCATCAAGGGCTAAAGACGCCAAAG CAATTGCTAAGCGTAGGAGACAGACATTCTTATCAGAAATACGCAGGAGAAATTCACAACCAGCTGAAACTTCCTCCAAG GCTGACAATGAACCTGGGTGGGCTCCATTACGTGATGGATATATGCTGTCAAACTCAAAGCTGAAGAACTGGGATAAAATGGAG GATTCGAGTATGGCACATGATACCGGCGGGATGGCGCAAGAGagttctgatgatgaagattga